The following nucleotide sequence is from Azoarcus sp. CIB.
GGGCGTCGTCATTCCCGGCACCCTTGCAATCCTAGGCCTGAGCTTCGTGGGATGTGCGCTGGTCATCAGCGGCATGCCGCCGCTCTCGGGCTTCGTTGCCAAGTTCAGCCTGTTTCATGCACTGCTCGACTCCTCACCGCCCGGATCAGGCGGCGTGACGCCAACGACCTGGCTGCTGATCGCGCTGATCGTGCTCGCAGGCCTGGCGTCGATCATCGCGCTGATGCGGCTCGGTGTGCGGACGTTCTGGGCCTCGGCGGCCGTAACTCCGCCCAGTCTGCTCGCGTCCGAGGTGGCGCCCGTGACGACCCTGGTCGTGCTGTGTGTGGTTCTCACGATTCATGCCGACACGGCGTTCGACTATCTGAACCGGACCGTGGATGGCCTCAAGCGCGTCGGCGATTACAGCGAACGCGTGCTGGGCCAGTCTCCGGTCACTCGCGCGGCGGCCGCGGGGGGATCACGATGAGACGCTGGTTCCCGTCGCCGATGCTGTCGATCGGACTGCTGCTGATGTGGCTGATGCTGAACCAGAGCCTCGCACTGGCGCACTGGCTGCTGGGCGGGGTGCTGGCGATCGTGGCCCCCGTTCTGGCGCGCCCCCTGCAGCCGCACGGCTATGCGCGCATCGCGCGGCCGCTGGCCCTGTTCCGCCTACTGTGGATGTCGGCGATCGAGATCGTGCGCTCGTGCTTCAACGTCAGCCAGATCATCCTCTTCCGCAGGGCGGACGGCGTAAATTCGCAGTTCATCCGGATACCGCTCGACCTGCACAGCCCACACGGTCTGGCCCTGTTGTCCTGCCTGATCAACATGACGCCGGGCACGGTGTGGGTCGATCTGCTGCCCGACCGTCACGAACTGCTGTTGCACGTCTTCGACCTGCACGACGAGCGCTGGTGGGTCGAGACCATCAAGACGCGCTACGAGCGGCCGATCATCGAAGTGTTCGAAGCGCCCGCAGCCCCCGGCCAAGGAGGAAAAGCGTGACCGTTGGCACCCTGCTGTCCCTGGCAATCGGCTTTGCGCTCGTCTGCGTCGTGCTGGCCATGATGTCGTGCACCCTGCGTCTGATCATCGGGCCGTCGGCGCAGGATCGCGTGCTCGCACTCGATACGCTGTGGATGTGCACGATGCTGCTCGCACTGATGCTCGGCATCCGCTACGGCAGCCAGATCTATTTCGAGGCCGCCCTGGTGATCGCCCTGCTCGGCTTCGTCTCGACCATCGCGCTGGCCAAGTTCCTGATGCGCGGCGAGGTGATCGAATGAACGCCATCGATACACTGCCGTGGTGGGCTGCCGTGACGGTCGCGTTCCTGCTCGTACTCGGCGGCCTGATCACCCTCCTCGGCACCGTGGGATTGCTCCGGCTCCAGACTTTTTACCAACGCATTCACGGGCCCGCGATCACGATCACGCTGGGGACCGGCTGCATCCTGATCGCATCGATGGTGTATTTCACCGTAATCCAATCCCGACCGGTGATCCACGAGATCCTGATCGGCGCATTCGTACTGATGACCGCGCCGGTCGTCTCCATGCTGATCATGCGCGCTGCGATATACCGTGCCCCGCGCACCGGCGGTGCCGCGCTGGCGGTGCGCGACACCACCGTGGCGCAAGGAGCTGGCGACGATCAGGATGGGTGAGAGCCGGACCACCACTGCCTTCAAGCCCATTAGGCTTTTGCACACTTTTCAGCACACTACCTTGGCCCGATAGAGTCCCCAGCCACAAAAGTTGTCGTTCGAGCAGCGAGCAGCCAAGACGACTGTCGTGCCCCGCCGCGCATTCACGCCGCCCTTCCGACGGGCTGTCCAGTCAAGCCAGACCTGGTTTCTCACCGACTGTAACCTTTCCCCCGCGGTTCCCATCCAATGGGCAACAACAGGAGACAGTCATGAGCATATCCGGCGAAGCAGCAGAAGACCGCGTGCCGGTTTCAGACGCTGCGCTTGCACACAGCATCGTGATCGGCGAGGCGGGGGCCTTCGAACGGTTGATGCGCCAACACAATCGTCGCCTGTTCAGGGTTGCACGGAGCATCCTGCGAGACGATGCCGAGGCCGAGGATGCCCTGCAGGAAGGCTACATCAAGGCCCATCGCGCGATGGCCGGCTTCCGCGGCGATGCGCGTCTATCGACCTGGTTGACGAGGATCATCGTCAACCAGGCCCTCGAGCGCAGGCAGCGGTTCCACAACGCGTCCGACGCGCAAGCCGAGGGCGAAGCTGTCATCGAAATCGGCGTTGAGGGCGTACCGGAAACGCCCGAGACCCTGGCGATGCGCAATGACCTGCGGCGCCTTATCGAGCACTCGATCGACGATTTGCCCGAGGCATACCGCAGCGTCTTCATCCTGCGTGCCGTGGAGGGCTTGAGCGTCGAAGAGACCGCCGCCTCGCTGGGAATATCCGAAGCGAATACCAAGGTCCGCCTGTTGCGCGCCAGGGCCAGCCTGCGCGAGTCCCTGGGGCTGCGCCTCGGTCCGCTGCTGGAGAACGTCTTCGCGTTCGACGGCCAGCGCTGCGACCGCATCGTGTCGCAAGTTTGCGCCCGCCTTGGGCTTCCGCCTGCAGCCGCTTCTGGTCCCGGCGCGCTGCTTTCACCCACCACCCCGAGGAGTTCATCATGATTGTCCGCATCAATCCCTTTTCCGCACTCCAAGACCTAGGCCGGCGCCGCTTCCTGGCCGGCACGGGCGCGACGCTGTCCGCCGCGGCGGTCGCCCTAATGGCAGGACGTCCGGCGCTGGCCGCCGGTCAGGGCAGCAAGCATGACGATCTGGAGACCGACGTGCGCATTCTCAACACCGCGCTCGGCGCCGAACTGGAGGCCATCGCTGCCTATGCAGTGGGCGCCGGCAGCGGCCTGCTGCAGAAACCCGTGCTGGATCTGGCGGTGCAGTTCCAGGGGCACCACAAGGAGCATGCCGCGGTGCTCGCGAAGACGATCCGCAAACTGGGCGGCACGCCGGTTGAAGCGCGCGAGCATTACCAGTTTCCCACCGACGGGCTCAAGACCCAGAATGATGTGCTGGGCTTCGCGGCCGGGCTCGAGCGCGGCGCGGTGAGCGCCTACCTGGGCGCAGTACCGCTGTTCCGCGGACGCGAGCTGGCGAGCGCTGCGGCCAGCATCCTGGGCGACGAGGCCATGCACTGGGCCATCCTGCGCCAAGCGCTGGGCCAGGACCCGGTGCCCACGGCCTTTATGTCATGAAACATCGCGCCGCCACCGCCGTGCTGGTGCTGGCGGCATTGGTCTCGCTGCCCGCCGGCGCCATCGTGCCGGGCGATCCGGTCCGCGGCGAGGCCATCTACGCCCGCTGCCAGGCCTGCCACGCACTCGGCTACGACCGTACCGGGCCGAAACATTGCGGCCTGTTCGGACGCCGTGCCGGCGGCGTGCCGGGCTTCCGCTATTCGCCGGCCATGGCACAAGCCGATGTCGTCTGGGACGCGAATACGCTGGACCGTTTTCTCGCCAACCCGACCGGCATGATACCGGGCACGGCCATGGGCTATGCAGGCATTGCCGATCGGCAGGAACGGGCGGACCTGATCGCGTGGCTGCGACAGGCAAGCGCGTCGCCCATCGAATGTCCGCCGTGAGGCATATATGAAACTCCAGATCGTCTCGGACCTTCACCTCGGGCTAGCACCCTGTGAGCTTCCTGACACCGGCGCGGAGTTGTTGATCCTGGCGGGAGATATCCACCGTCCGCGAGAAGCGCTCCAGTGGGCCAGGGCGCTGGGGAGACCGGCTATCTATGTGCCGGGCAACCACGAGTATTACGGCTCAAGCATCGCCGCGACGAACCGACTGCTACGCGAACTCAGTCGCGACAGCATGGTGACGGTGCTCGACTGTGCCGAAAAGCGCATCGGCAATGTGCGCATTCTCGGCGCAGCACTGTGGACGGATTTCCGTATTGCAGGAGACGAGGCGGCCCGCGAGCAGGCGATGAACGACGCTACTCGCTTCAGCCGCGATTTCAGCCGTATCACCATAGACGAAGGCCAGAAAGAGCTCTTCACGCCGCATCACTGCGCGGCCCTTTTCGAACGGCACGCACGTTGGCTCGAAGCGCGGCTCGCGCAACCGTTCGAAGGTATCACCGTGGTGGTGACCCATTTTGCTCCGTCGCCTGAGAGCATCGCGCCGCGCTTCGCCGGGTCGCCGCTCAATGCGTGCTTCGTCTCCGACCTCGAAGCGCTGGTCGCGGGCAGCGGCGCGGTGCTGTGGATACACGGCCACACCCACGACAGCTTCGACTACCGGCTTGGCGGCACGCGCGTTCTGGCCAATCCACGCGGCTATGTGCTCGATGGCACGCCTGAAAACCGGGATTTCGAGCCCGCTTTGACGGTACAGGTGGGCTGAACTCCAAGGGCGACGAAGTCGTCCGAAACTTCTACCGGAGAACGATCATGCTGCAACGCATCGCACACATCCGCATCAAAAAGCCTCTCACGCTTTTCGCCGCCCTCTCGGTTGTCATGATTGCAGTGGCTCTATCCAGCCTCCCGGCGGTTTCGGCCGGACAGCCGGGGGGAAACAAGCACTCCGGACAGTTCATCTTCCGTTTCGACACCTTTGGCGACGAGGCCCTATGGACCGACACGCTGCGCCTCCACGAGATCATCCAGTCGTCCGTCAGCCCGCGAACCGCTCTTTCGGTTGGTCTGAAGGTGGATGCGACGGCCCTTCCGCCGAATTTCCTGACCAAGAACAACCTCGACGATCCGGCAACCACCGTCGAGTTGATCCGGCGCAACGCCGTGGTCGGTCTCGTGGGAAAGGTCGAGGATGGGCGACTCACGTCGCTCGGCACCACCTGCGCAATCTGCCACTCGACGGTAAACAATTCGGTCGCCCCGGGTATCGGGGAGCGGCTCGACGGCTGGCCGAATCTCGACCTCAATCCAGGGGCGATCATCGCACTTTCGCCCGCACTCACCGAGTCGCAGAAAGCGGCATACAACTCGTGGGGGCCCGGCCGCTACGACCCGCGCTTCAATATCGACGGCATCAACCGCCCGGTCGTCATTCCGCCGGTATATGGGCTGCGGGACGTGCCTTTTGAGACCTTCACCGGCGACGGGAAGATTTCCTATTGGAACAATTATGTCGCGGTCACGCAGATGGGTGGGCACGGAAGTTTTTCCGACCCCCGTCTGGGCATCAACATCGTTCAGACCCCGGACCTCGTAGCGCCGAAACTGCCAGCTCTCCGCGCCTACCAGCTGAGTCTTCCGGTCCCGCCGCCGCCGGCGGACGCGGTGAACCAGACGGCGGCCCAACGAGGTCAGGCCCTATTCGACGGGGCCGCCCGCTGCGGCACGTGCCACATCTCGCCCACCTACACTGATGTGCAAAACGGCCCGAACGCCGACACCCCCTTACTGCATGAGCCGGCGGCGACGGGAATGGAGCCTGTCTACGCGCAGCGCAGCGCCACGCAGAAGTACCGGACGACCCCCTTGCGAGGCCTTTGGCAGCATCCGCCGTATTTTCACGACGGTAGCGCGGCGACCCTGCTAGACGTCGTCAATCACTACGATGCCCACTTCGCCCTGGGTTTGAGCCCCGCGGAAAAATTCGATCTCGTGGAATTCCTCAAGTCGCTATAAGCCGCGAATGCCGGCCGGAGGCCTCCGATGATATGACATGAGAGTTCTTGGGGCACCGAGTTGCGCCCCTACTTGACCATGAGCCCGGGCGGGGACGTCTGGGCCGACGGACGCAGCCTCATTCCAGGCAGCACACCCGCTCGGCCGGTTCCTTGCAACCGCAACCGGCCTGGTTCGCGATCTGGCGGTGGATCGTCCTGAAGCGCTCCTGGACGCTGTCGCCGAAGATCGGATCGGCGGCGAAGTGGATTGCGGAATTGACGAGGAACCAGTCAGTCTCCGCCAACAACTCGGCGAGGCGCGGGAATATCTCGCGCTCCTCGATGTTCATGTGATCTTTCAGGAAGGCAACGTATTTTCGGACATCGGCTTCGAGCGTCGCACGCGACATCATCGCTCCGGCGGCGGCTGCGTTGAGGTCCGCAGCAAGGATTACGCCGCTCTCCGAAATCTGCCGATGCTGGCCAGCGAGTTCCGAGACAACGCTTTCCATCGTCGGATCGCGGGCAAGCAATTGCCGGAATGCGACGTCCTCGCGCGGATGATGGAAGCGGTCGGGATACTGCGTCATGTAGTACACGATGTCCGACATGAGCTCGTAATCCGGCTGCTCGCCGTGGACGAAGAGTTCCGTCTGGGATTGGAGCAGATCGAGCAGCTTGTGGTAATTGGCGTGCTCGGCTTGCCATTTCTGCGTGTGTCCGGACATGACGATCTCCAGCGTTCGTTAGGGGCGATACCGACATCCCGCATGCCGCGGCTGCCGGCACCGGTCTGTTCTGCGCGACTTCATCCTAGGGAGTCCCCCAGGCGCCGGAAATGACTTTTGTCATTCAGGGGCCGGCGCGCGTGGCCTAAATTTCTCTCGCACTGCGGACCGAACCGCACACCCGAAGAGAGATGAGCCATGACATACGTAGTCACCGAAGCCTGCATCAAGTGCAAACACACCGATTGCGTCGATGTCTGTCCCGTCGACGCCTTCCGCGAAGGCCCCAATTTCCTCGTGATCGACCCACGGGAATGCATCGACTGCACGCTTTGCGTGGCCGAGTGCCCCGTCGACGCGATCTTCTCCGAGGACGACGTGCCGGCTGACCAACGACAATTCATCCCGCTCAACGAGGAACTGGCAAAGGTGTGGATACCTATCGTCGAGGTCAAGCCGGCTCCATCGGATGCCGGGCTGTGGTCGACGGTGAAGAACAAGCTCAAGCTGCTCGAACGCTGACCGCGACCGTCGTCGCGCAGCCACCCGGCTCAGGTGTCGACGATCCGCTGCAGCATGTCCGCGCGCACAATCTCGATCCCGCCGGGCCGTGCAGCAAGCCAGCCGGCCTTCTGCCACCGGCTCAGGATGCGGATCACGGTCTCGACCCGCGCGCTCACGAGCTGGCTGATTTCATCGCGGCCGAGGTGCACGTCGACGACGACCGTACCCGCATCGGTCGGCCGGCCAAATCGCTCGATCAGGTAACGCATCAGCGCTGCGAGCCGGCGCGGCACCGAACCGGCGCTGACGATGTCGATCTTCGCGCGCAGCGCGGCGGTGTGTCGCAGCAAGGCGCGGTTCACCGCCAGCGCGACGGCGACGGAGTTTTTCAGGGATTCACACAGCGCGTCTGCGCGGATGGACAGGACGTCGGCCATTCCACCGATCGCGATGGCATCCGCCGGGAAGACCTCATGTTCGAGCGCTGCGGCAAGCCCGATCGCCTCGCCCGGCCGGAACAGGCCGACGACAATGCCTTCGCCGGTCGGCGTCATCTGCCGGATCTGGACGATGCCCGATTCGATCACCGCAAAGTGACTTGCGCGCTCGCCGGCAAACCACAGCGCTTCCCCGGGATCCAGGCGGCGAAGTCGCGCGCCCCGAGTCAGGCGGGCGAGATCGCCGGAGTCCAGTCTCGAGAACAGTTCGTGCGCGCCGAGCCGCCTGGCCGGCGCGTCGGCAACAACGCTCCACCGCCCTTCGACCGAAGGGCTGGCCGGATGCAACATCGACAATGGAGGCGAATGACCCATGATGTTCCCGTGGCGACTTGGCAGGCGCACCCGCTACGAAGACTCACGCACGAGCGCGAGCCGGATGCGTTCGATCGCATGCGACGGACTCAGCCCCTTGGGGCAGACTTCAGTGCAGTTCATGATCGAACGGCAGCGGTACAGGCGATATACGTCGTCCAGGTAGGCGAGCCGCTCCGCAGTCGCCGTGTCGCGGGAGTCGGAGATGAAGCGGTACGCCTGCAGCAGGCCCGCCGGACCGATGAACTTGTCGGGATTCCACCAGAAGGACGGACAGAAAGCACTGCAGCACGCGCACAGGATGCATTCGTACAGCCCGTTCAACTTTTCGCGCTCCGCGGGCGACTGCAGGCGTTCGCGCTCGGGAGGGACCTCGTTATTGATGAGGTAGGGCTTGATCGAGTGGTAATGCGCGAAGAACTGCGTCATGTCGACGATGAGGTCGCGGATCACGGGAAAACCCGGCAACGGCCGCAGCACGACCGGCTCCTTCAGGCCCGGCAGCGACGTGAGGCACGCCAGTCCGTTACGACCGTTGATGTTCATCGCATCCGATCCGCACACGCCTTCACGACAGGAACGGCGGAATGAGAGGCTGTCGTCCATCGTCTTGAGCCGCATCAGCACGTCGAGCAGCTTCTTGTCGCCCGCCTCGGGCGCGACGTCGTAATCCTGCATACGCGGCTTCGCGTCGGTTTCGGGGTTGAAGCGGTAGATGCTGACTCGCAATGTTCTCTCCTCCGCCACTCTTAAGCACCGCGGGCAAAGTGCGCCGCCATCGTCAGCACGACGCGAATGAAGATCGCAAACAGGATCACCGCGATCAGCGCAAGCAAGGGCAGCCGCAGCGTCGGCGCGTGGATGTAGTCGAGGACGATGTCACGCACGCCGATCCATCCGTGCAGGCACAGCGCGGCGAAGAACACGACGATCAGCACTGCGCCATGCGTGCTCGTCGCCAGCGCGTGCCAGCTTTCATAGCTGCGCGACGGCCCCGTCAGCAGCGTCGCAGCCCCCAGCGCAAGCAGGATCAGCAGCATCAGCGCCGTCACGCGCTGCAGTACCCAGGCCCGTTGCCCGAGAAAGAGCCTCACGACAACCACCTCACCGCGGCCGCAAATGCAATGATCCCCGCCGCGAGGATCGCAGCCCAGGCGCTGGTGCGTGCCTGTGAGAGACGGCTCCCGACACCGATATCCATCAACAGGTGGCGCACACCGGCGAGTACGTGATGTGCGGCGGCCCAAACGAGAATGACAAGGAGCAGTGCCCGCCAGGGCTCAGATACCAGGTCGCGCAGAGCGTCGAACTCCGACTCGCTGCGAAGCGAGCGGTCGAGCGCGAACGCGAGAAGCGGCAGGCTCACCACGAGCAGTACGCCCGCAACCCGGTGTCCGATCGACGCGATCGCACCGATTGGAAAGCGGATCTGCGACAGATTCAGAAATTTCGGCGCACTAGCCGAGCGTGCTCGCATGCTGGCCTCCCAAGCCGATTCAATGCCCCGACGACAAGTATCTCCGTGGCGATCCGGATCACCTCATAGACCCTACCCCGTCGCGGTGCGCCTCGATGCCGCCGCGCCGGCTCGCAGGACACGGCAGACCTGCGCAGGGATGAACGCCATCCGCTTCAATATAGCGGGAGCCGCAAAAGAATCAACTCCAATGCATCTTTAATTCCAACCCCGGAATCGCCGGGCGCTTCGCAGCGGGCGATGGCTTCGAACTAGGATGCATTCATCGATTTCGGTTCATGGAGACCCGACTCAAGGACGGGCAGTCGCCGGCCAATGACACTCGTACCGCTGAGTGCATAGTTTCAGAATCTTCACCACACATACGAGATAGGAGTTTGACATTGCCGCCCTAATCCACCGATCCTCGATGATCGTCATCGATCTCCGATAATCGCCGCCGCCATGAGTCCCAGCGCCACCAGGGAAACGCCCCTTCGTTGTCGAACTACCAGATGGTTTACCTCCCTGCGTGAGAAGTGCTATATCAGCCCGAGTTCGCGGCAGTGGTACTTTAGGCGACAACCGCCCAGCCGCCGCGATCAGGCTCAGGGATAAGAGAACATGACGCTAACAAAAGCAGAAATCGTGCAAGTCGTCGTCGACAACGTCGGACTGAACAAGCGGGAAGCGTCGGAGATGGTCGAGGCTTTTTTCGAAGAAATCAGCACTTCGCTCGAAGCTGGTGAGGACGTCAAGCTGTCGGGCTTCGGCGGATTTCAACTGCGCGAGAAACCCGAGCGTCCGGGCCGCAACCCGAAGACCGGTGAGACGGCGCGGGTAACCGCGCGCCGCGTCGTGACTTTTCACCCGAGCCAGAAACTCAAACTGAAGGTCAGTGAATTTGCAGGCAAGCGTCAGGAGCCGCGCCAGGCCGACAAATCAGTCGGGGGGTCTTACGAAGTTCAGCGCTGGCGAATAACAGAGCCGGTCTGAGCGGCCGGATCGGGCGGTGGCAGGCCGGCCAACCCGGGGCTTCGTCGCACGCCCCATTCGGCCACCTTCGGTCAGATGACTACGCGTCCTCTACCCTGTCGTGATTCCAGCGCCGCTGAGTCTCTGCGTCGGCATATGCGCTTTGCGAATTCAGACCGACCATTAGCAACACCGCTCAGTCGGTCCGGTGATCTTACAAAGTTTGCAGGATTTGAACGTTGGCCACCGGGTGATGCCTCGTATGCTTCCGAGCTACCCTAAGAAACAAACTGCGCCAAACAGGTGGCGCCTGCCTCCCCAACCACTCTGAGCTTTCCTGCAGCGCTGCGGGACTGGAATTCCACCGGTGCATGCCCATATCCAGGCAGTTACAGCCCAGTGCTCAACACAGCTAAAACAAGCACTTACGAGGCATTTCGTAAATTTCGTAATATGCTCAACGCATTGCCACAACTCGTAAGTGCTTGAATTTATGGGGCGACATACCGGGATCGAACCGGTGACAACTGGAGCCACAAGACTGGTTACTAATACGTAAAATCAAACACTTGCGTCACTTTATTTTCAAAACAACGTCTTCCCACTCCCCGCAACGGCGCGGAACTACGGCGGACTTTTGAAAGTTCTTTGGGTGCAATCCGACCTTTCCAGCGTCCTAATCAAACGCCCGTCACCACGGTCACGGCGGCTGGATCACTGCCACGCACCGGGGGAGCAATGACAGGTCGAGCAACGGCGGTGCGAGTATGACCCGTGATTCCGCACGAATCAGATCGGCCTTCTCCGGAGAGCCCAATCATCGGGAGCGCTCTCGGCCGGGTCGAAGTCGAGTTCGACTTCGACCCCGTTCGGATCCGTGAAGAAGACCTGCCACGTGCGCAGTTCGCCCGGCGCGCGAATGATGCGGTAGCTGACGCCGGCCGCATCCAGGCGATTCAGCGTGCGCACTAGTCCCTCAGCGCGAAATGCCATGTGGTCGAGAACGCCCCGACGCGGCTCGGGCATTTCTTTGACACTGATGACGTGCAGCACGGCTTGCTGCGATATGTAGAGCCAGCAGCCGGAGACGGGAAAAGGCGGACGCGGCCCTTCCTCCATCTCGAGCAGTTCCGTGTAGAAGCGACGCGTCACATCGAGGCGATCGGTAACGATCGTGAAGTGGTCCATTCGCGTGATCATGAATTGCTCCGACGGAGGTTGAATTCTGTAAGGCGGCAGGACGCCGTGGTTTGCAGCGGGTGAGCGCTCTTACATGAGCCCGCTGTAGCTTCCACCGTCCACCTGCAAGTTCTGTCCCGATATGTAGGAAGCCTGCATTGAACACAGAAACGCACATGCGGCGGCGAACTCCTCGGGGCGGCCGAATCTGCCTGCAGCGACGGGCTTGAGCATGTCATGCCGGGCCTCCTCGAAGCTGCACCCGGCTCTCGTCGCCTGCTGTTCGATCAAGTAGCGCAGCCGGTCGGTTTCGATCCGCTCCGGCAGCAGGTTATTGATCGTGACGTTGTCGCGCGCGACGGCTCGCGATAGTGCCTTGGAGAAGGCCGTCAATCCTGCGCGCGCGGCAGTCGAGAGCCCGAGCGGGAGCTGCGGCGATTTCACCATCGCGGAGGTGATATTGACGATGCGCCCGAACTTGCGCTTCCGCATTCCCCCCACGACGGCCTGGATGAGGAGTATCCCGGACAGCATGTTGGCTTCGATGGCGCCCAGCCACGCTGCGTGATCCCAATCCTCGATCCTGCCGGGTGCGGGCCCGCCGTTGTTGGTGACGAGGATGTCCGGTTCATCGCATGCGGCGAGCAGAAGCTGCCGCCCTCGCTCGGTATCGAGGTCCGCAGCAACGGTGACGGGCCTCACTCCGGTCTCCCGCGCGATCTCGTCTGCCGCCAAGGTCAGGCGCCCCTCGTCACGTCCGTTGAGGAAGACCGTACAGCCTTCCCGCGCCAACTCCAAGGCACAGGCTCTTCCAAGGCCGCGTGAGGACGCGCACACGATCGCCCGACGTCCATTGATTCCGAAATCCATTCAGCTCTCCTGCCACGTCTTGAATTTGCCTCACAGGGACGGCCTTGATCCACTTTTTTGCAAAAGTGTTCAACTTCACCAAAGCCGCGCAAGCCTGCGGATGTCGCGCGTAGGCGAGGCACCATCGGCCATTTTTGTTGACATAGATCAAATCGCACCATGAACAACGGTAGGATACTGCGCTTAAATTATACATCTTTTGTGTTTATGTTCAGTTTTTAAGCGCAGACGAACGGACGACCTTCAAGGAGGAGGAACACATGGACAGAAAATCAAACCCGAAACTCTCGGACGGCACACTGCTTTCCGACCTGATCAACCTCGAAACCCGCGAAGTCAAGATGCGGGCGCTTTCCGATCCCGAACTGTTCGAGCTCGAGATGGAGCGCATCTTCGCCAAGACCTGGGTATTCCTGGGGCACGAAACCGAAATCCCGAACAAGGGCGATTTCGTCGTCCGCGACATGGGATCGGATTCCGTGCTGATGGCACGCGGGGCGGACGGCGAGGTGTACGTCTCCCTCAACGTCTGCCCCCATCGGGGCATGAAGATCTCGACCCATGACGTGGGTAACACGATGACTCACGTCTGTATCTACCACGGCTGGGCATTCAAGCCGAACGGCGACTTTATCGGCGCGCCGGTCGAGAAGGAATGTATGCACGGGAAGATGATGACCAAGCAGGAACTCGGCCTGAAGAAGGCGCGCGTCGCGATCTATGGCGGCTTGGTCTTCGCGACGTGGAACGTCGAGGGCCCTAGCTTCGAGGACTTCCTCGGCGACGCGAAATGGTATTTCGACACGCTCTGGTGCCGCACAGACAAGGGCATGGAAGTGCTGGGTCCCCCGCAGCGTTTCACGATCCGTGCGAACTGGAAGACTGCCTGCGAGCAGTCGGCGTCGGACGGATTCCATGTTCTGACCCTGCACCGCTGGCTATCGGAAGTCGGC
It contains:
- a CDS encoding Na+/H+ antiporter subunit E; translation: MRRWFPSPMLSIGLLLMWLMLNQSLALAHWLLGGVLAIVAPVLARPLQPHGYARIARPLALFRLLWMSAIEIVRSCFNVSQIILFRRADGVNSQFIRIPLDLHSPHGLALLSCLINMTPGTVWVDLLPDRHELLLHVFDLHDERWWVETIKTRYERPIIEVFEAPAAPGQGGKA
- a CDS encoding K+/H+ antiporter subunit F; the protein is MTVGTLLSLAIGFALVCVVLAMMSCTLRLIIGPSAQDRVLALDTLWMCTMLLALMLGIRYGSQIYFEAALVIALLGFVSTIALAKFLMRGEVIE
- the mnhG gene encoding monovalent cation/H(+) antiporter subunit G, producing the protein MNAIDTLPWWAAVTVAFLLVLGGLITLLGTVGLLRLQTFYQRIHGPAITITLGTGCILIASMVYFTVIQSRPVIHEILIGAFVLMTAPVVSMLIMRAAIYRAPRTGGAALAVRDTTVAQGAGDDQDG
- a CDS encoding RNA polymerase sigma factor encodes the protein MSISGEAAEDRVPVSDAALAHSIVIGEAGAFERLMRQHNRRLFRVARSILRDDAEAEDALQEGYIKAHRAMAGFRGDARLSTWLTRIIVNQALERRQRFHNASDAQAEGEAVIEIGVEGVPETPETLAMRNDLRRLIEHSIDDLPEAYRSVFILRAVEGLSVEETAASLGISEANTKVRLLRARASLRESLGLRLGPLLENVFAFDGQRCDRIVSQVCARLGLPPAAASGPGALLSPTTPRSSS
- a CDS encoding ferritin-like domain-containing protein, producing MIVRINPFSALQDLGRRRFLAGTGATLSAAAVALMAGRPALAAGQGSKHDDLETDVRILNTALGAELEAIAAYAVGAGSGLLQKPVLDLAVQFQGHHKEHAAVLAKTIRKLGGTPVEAREHYQFPTDGLKTQNDVLGFAAGLERGAVSAYLGAVPLFRGRELASAAASILGDEAMHWAILRQALGQDPVPTAFMS
- a CDS encoding cytochrome c family protein, with amino-acid sequence MKHRAATAVLVLAALVSLPAGAIVPGDPVRGEAIYARCQACHALGYDRTGPKHCGLFGRRAGGVPGFRYSPAMAQADVVWDANTLDRFLANPTGMIPGTAMGYAGIADRQERADLIAWLRQASASPIECPP
- a CDS encoding metallophosphoesterase family protein codes for the protein MKLQIVSDLHLGLAPCELPDTGAELLILAGDIHRPREALQWARALGRPAIYVPGNHEYYGSSIAATNRLLRELSRDSMVTVLDCAEKRIGNVRILGAALWTDFRIAGDEAAREQAMNDATRFSRDFSRITIDEGQKELFTPHHCAALFERHARWLEARLAQPFEGITVVVTHFAPSPESIAPRFAGSPLNACFVSDLEALVAGSGAVLWIHGHTHDSFDYRLGGTRVLANPRGYVLDGTPENRDFEPALTVQVG
- a CDS encoding hemerythrin domain-containing protein — its product is MSGHTQKWQAEHANYHKLLDLLQSQTELFVHGEQPDYELMSDIVYYMTQYPDRFHHPREDVAFRQLLARDPTMESVVSELAGQHRQISESGVILAADLNAAAAGAMMSRATLEADVRKYVAFLKDHMNIEEREIFPRLAELLAETDWFLVNSAIHFAADPIFGDSVQERFRTIHRQIANQAGCGCKEPAERVCCLE
- the fdxA gene encoding ferredoxin FdxA, coding for MTYVVTEACIKCKHTDCVDVCPVDAFREGPNFLVIDPRECIDCTLCVAECPVDAIFSEDDVPADQRQFIPLNEELAKVWIPIVEVKPAPSDAGLWSTVKNKLKLLER
- a CDS encoding Crp/Fnr family transcriptional regulator, which codes for MLHPASPSVEGRWSVVADAPARRLGAHELFSRLDSGDLARLTRGARLRRLDPGEALWFAGERASHFAVIESGIVQIRQMTPTGEGIVVGLFRPGEAIGLAAALEHEVFPADAIAIGGMADVLSIRADALCESLKNSVAVALAVNRALLRHTAALRAKIDIVSAGSVPRRLAALMRYLIERFGRPTDAGTVVVDVHLGRDEISQLVSARVETVIRILSRWQKAGWLAARPGGIEIVRADMLQRIVDT
- a CDS encoding succinate dehydrogenase iron-sulfur subunit, whose translation is MRVSIYRFNPETDAKPRMQDYDVAPEAGDKKLLDVLMRLKTMDDSLSFRRSCREGVCGSDAMNINGRNGLACLTSLPGLKEPVVLRPLPGFPVIRDLIVDMTQFFAHYHSIKPYLINNEVPPERERLQSPAEREKLNGLYECILCACCSAFCPSFWWNPDKFIGPAGLLQAYRFISDSRDTATAERLAYLDDVYRLYRCRSIMNCTEVCPKGLSPSHAIERIRLALVRESS
- the sdhD gene encoding succinate dehydrogenase, hydrophobic membrane anchor protein → MRLFLGQRAWVLQRVTALMLLILLALGAATLLTGPSRSYESWHALATSTHGAVLIVVFFAALCLHGWIGVRDIVLDYIHAPTLRLPLLALIAVILFAIFIRVVLTMAAHFARGA